A genome region from Vibrio tapetis subsp. tapetis includes the following:
- a CDS encoding di-heme oxidoredictase family protein — protein sequence MTFRLFTLGLITILSTSSYAYEKKSGGDTTTNKQGPNAFSLPATNLPMASRLDFSVGNSFFRNPWVQAPASTDARDGLGPLFNTNGCQNCHIKDGRGHPPEPNDIHAVSMLVRLSIPATTKAQQMAIIRGGVIPEPTYGGQLQDFALPDAKPEGKVVIEYDEQVVRFDDGEQVVLRKPKLSITNLAYGPMNPEVLLSARVAPPMIGLGLLEAIPEQTILAMSDVDDSNKDGISGKANRVLDVKTDTLALGRFGWKAGQPNLMQQNAAAFNGDLGLTSDLFPNENCTSAQDICQKLPNGGQPEVSQKILNFVEFYSQHLAVPKRRDMTSPDVIRGQALFAQSGCQSCHAVNIKTGIVPDKPALSEQVIHPYSDMLLHDMGEGLADNRPEYLANGQEWRTPPLWGIGYTSEVNNHTYFLHDGRARNLMEAVLWHGGEAKNAQQQVLSMSKSDRDALIAFLNSL from the coding sequence ATGACATTTCGTTTATTTACACTGGGATTAATAACGATACTCTCTACTTCTAGTTACGCGTATGAAAAGAAATCTGGCGGCGATACAACAACTAATAAACAAGGCCCCAATGCTTTTTCACTACCCGCAACTAACCTACCAATGGCATCACGGCTTGATTTTAGTGTTGGCAATAGCTTTTTTAGAAACCCTTGGGTTCAAGCGCCAGCATCCACTGATGCTCGTGACGGATTAGGGCCACTTTTCAATACCAACGGTTGCCAAAACTGCCATATAAAAGATGGGCGAGGCCACCCTCCTGAGCCTAACGATATCCATGCGGTCTCCATGCTGGTTCGTTTAAGTATTCCAGCAACGACGAAAGCCCAACAAATGGCAATAATACGTGGCGGAGTCATACCCGAGCCTACTTACGGCGGACAACTGCAAGATTTCGCGCTGCCAGATGCTAAACCTGAAGGCAAAGTCGTCATCGAGTATGATGAGCAAGTGGTTCGCTTTGATGACGGTGAACAGGTAGTACTGCGTAAACCAAAACTGTCTATTACGAATTTGGCATACGGGCCAATGAACCCTGAGGTTTTGCTTTCTGCACGAGTCGCTCCTCCAATGATTGGCTTAGGCTTACTCGAAGCCATTCCTGAACAAACAATCCTTGCTATGTCGGATGTTGACGACAGTAATAAAGATGGGATCTCTGGCAAAGCAAACCGAGTATTGGACGTAAAAACAGACACATTAGCCTTAGGCCGATTTGGCTGGAAAGCAGGGCAGCCTAACCTGATGCAGCAAAATGCAGCGGCGTTTAATGGCGATCTTGGCTTAACCAGTGACCTGTTCCCAAATGAAAATTGCACGTCCGCTCAAGACATTTGCCAAAAACTGCCTAATGGTGGTCAGCCAGAAGTCAGCCAGAAAATTCTCAATTTTGTGGAGTTCTACTCTCAGCATTTAGCCGTTCCAAAGCGTCGGGATATGACTTCGCCTGACGTTATTCGTGGTCAAGCTCTGTTTGCTCAATCGGGGTGTCAATCTTGCCATGCGGTCAATATAAAAACAGGCATTGTGCCAGACAAGCCAGCGTTATCTGAGCAAGTCATCCATCCATACAGCGACATGTTGTTACATGACATGGGCGAAGGCTTAGCGGATAACCGACCTGAGTATTTGGCGAATGGTCAAGAATGGAGAACGCCACCGCTTTGGGGGATCGGCTATACAAGCGAAGTGAATAATCATACCTACTTCTTACATGATGGTCGCGCTCGTAATCTTATGGAAGCCGTATTGTGGCATGGTGGCGAAGCGAAAAATGCACAGCAACAAGTGCTAAGTATGTCTAAATCTGATCGCGATGCGCTGATCGCATTCTTAAATTCATTATAG
- a CDS encoding GTP cyclohydrolase II has protein sequence MAEVRARVSLKVGLKSHIDAEILSFHGLKTEKEHVALIFKSAVQQAHTPLVRMHSECLTGDVFHSSRCDCGEQLDETLEKMGDNGGIILYLRQEGRGIGLYNKIDAYKLQSEGMNTYEANNHLGFGDDLRDFQEAAQMLLALGINKIRLITNNPKKIKDLTSHGIEIEEVVNTAAHIKHGNEGYLKAKVSHGKHKLDI, from the coding sequence ATGGCGGAAGTTCGTGCCAGAGTTAGCTTAAAAGTCGGCCTGAAAAGCCATATAGACGCAGAAATTCTTTCGTTTCATGGATTGAAAACCGAAAAAGAACACGTTGCTTTGATTTTCAAATCTGCTGTTCAGCAGGCGCATACTCCACTGGTACGAATGCACTCTGAGTGTTTGACTGGGGATGTATTCCACTCCTCGCGATGTGACTGCGGTGAGCAGCTTGATGAAACATTGGAAAAAATGGGCGACAACGGTGGCATCATTCTGTATTTACGTCAGGAAGGTCGAGGTATTGGTTTATACAATAAAATTGATGCCTATAAACTCCAAAGCGAAGGCATGAATACATACGAAGCGAATAATCACCTTGGATTTGGTGATGACCTGCGTGATTTCCAAGAAGCGGCCCAAATGCTATTGGCGCTGGGGATCAACAAGATCCGTTTGATAACCAATAACCCTAAGAAGATAAAAGACCTTACCTCTCATGGCATCGAGATTGAAGAAGTGGTCAATACCGCAGCACACATTAAGCATGGTAACGAAGGTTACCTGAAGGCGAAAGTCTCTCACGGTAAGCACAAGCTGGACATCTAG
- a CDS encoding imelysin family protein, with translation MITKQATTQLMVVSLLGLSGSAVAAVTQSQVVKHYADVAHATYADAAMTAKVLDKSIDQLLAAPSQATLLSAREAWLNARVPYQQSEVFRFGNAIVDDWEGQLNAWPLDEGLIDYVSSDYQYELGNEGAQANIVANEEVLVGSQVLNTKKITPALIADLNEVGGSEANVASGYHAIEFLLWGQDLNGTNAGAGNRQHTDFAVGSACTNGNCDRRGEFLKAASQLLIQDLEWMEKQWASNQKGNYRQKLLSESSETGLRKMLFGMGSLSLGELAGERMKVALEANSTEDEHDCFSDNTHNSHYYNEQGIYNVFTGLYMRQSGQLLSGPSIYDLVAQQDKQAAKKIQKDFDMARAQVKELVISAEKNDQHFDQLIATGNTQGNALVNDTIMALVLQTAAIERAAKIIGIESLNPDTADHEF, from the coding sequence ATGATCACTAAACAAGCTACTACCCAATTAATGGTAGTTTCTCTTCTTGGTTTATCTGGCAGTGCTGTCGCTGCTGTAACACAATCTCAAGTCGTTAAACATTATGCAGACGTCGCTCATGCAACGTATGCAGATGCAGCAATGACCGCAAAAGTTCTCGATAAATCAATCGACCAGCTTCTAGCCGCTCCATCACAGGCGACTCTTTTGTCTGCTCGTGAAGCGTGGTTGAATGCTCGTGTCCCTTATCAGCAAAGTGAAGTGTTTCGCTTTGGCAACGCAATCGTTGATGATTGGGAAGGTCAGCTGAATGCGTGGCCACTTGATGAAGGTCTGATTGATTACGTATCAAGCGATTACCAGTACGAGTTAGGTAATGAAGGTGCGCAAGCAAATATCGTTGCAAACGAAGAAGTTCTTGTCGGCTCTCAGGTACTTAACACCAAAAAAATCACTCCTGCACTAATTGCCGATCTTAATGAAGTCGGCGGTTCTGAAGCAAACGTAGCGTCGGGTTATCATGCAATTGAGTTTTTATTGTGGGGCCAAGATCTAAATGGAACTAATGCTGGTGCAGGTAATCGCCAACATACTGACTTTGCAGTAGGTAGCGCGTGTACTAATGGTAACTGTGATCGTCGCGGTGAGTTTTTGAAAGCAGCATCGCAACTGCTGATTCAAGATCTAGAGTGGATGGAAAAGCAGTGGGCAAGTAACCAAAAAGGCAATTACCGCCAAAAACTGCTATCTGAATCTAGCGAAACAGGTCTGCGTAAAATGCTATTTGGTATGGGCTCTCTATCTTTAGGTGAGCTTGCTGGTGAGCGTATGAAAGTGGCTCTAGAAGCTAACTCTACTGAAGATGAGCATGATTGCTTCTCTGATAACACGCACAACTCTCACTACTACAATGAGCAAGGTATCTACAATGTATTTACCGGTCTGTACATGCGTCAGAGTGGTCAATTGCTTTCTGGCCCAAGCATCTACGACTTGGTAGCACAGCAAGACAAACAAGCGGCGAAGAAAATTCAAAAAGATTTCGATATGGCGCGCGCACAAGTAAAAGAGCTAGTTATTTCAGCTGAGAAAAACGATCAACACTTCGATCAGTTAATTGCAACGGGCAACACTCAAGGTAATGCTCTGGTTAATGACACGATCATGGCGTTGGTATTACAAACAGCTGCGATTGAACGTGCAGCGAAGATCATCGGTATTGAAAGCCTGAACCCTGATACTGCCGATCACGAGTTTTAA
- a CDS encoding imelysin family protein, whose product MTKRTIASWARHEPVKTTKTCALAVFATLLVGCQTTEPTNTVTPSVALTPKSDHISDDVFQLQLVSAKRFEAQSSELARHFSQFCQNDAKSLDDLKSQWSVTMQTWMALQGQQRGPQSALDLSWNIQFWPDKKNTTGRKMQALAKHSSDLTAQDVLKESVTVQGLGAIEWLLYDTKSPLLSDKQAGCQLGEPISQALQYHGLQVNQAWQQNPWIELDGKHWRSEYVSLLSNQIEYSMQKLSRPLAKIGQPRPYFAESWRSGTSLANLGSNVDAMDKIYHQGGLDSLLRERGKTDLADSLSRNFKHLKNEWPRDGNMFQTIDTKAGYQQNLMLFNQLELLDILIRDDVALELGIVVGFNATDGD is encoded by the coding sequence ATGACTAAACGAACCATCGCTTCGTGGGCTAGGCATGAACCTGTGAAAACAACAAAAACATGCGCCCTTGCTGTGTTCGCGACATTACTGGTCGGGTGTCAAACCACAGAACCAACTAATACGGTAACGCCGTCGGTTGCTTTAACACCCAAGTCAGACCACATCAGTGATGATGTGTTTCAGCTTCAATTAGTTTCTGCTAAGCGCTTTGAAGCTCAATCATCGGAACTGGCTCGTCACTTTAGCCAGTTCTGTCAAAACGATGCGAAATCGTTAGATGATTTAAAGTCTCAATGGTCGGTAACCATGCAAACCTGGATGGCGCTTCAAGGGCAGCAGCGTGGGCCGCAATCTGCACTGGATCTGAGTTGGAATATACAGTTCTGGCCAGATAAAAAAAATACCACGGGCAGAAAAATGCAAGCACTGGCTAAGCATAGCTCTGACCTAACGGCGCAAGATGTGCTTAAAGAAAGCGTGACCGTGCAAGGGCTAGGGGCAATAGAGTGGCTTCTTTACGATACTAAGTCTCCATTGCTATCGGATAAACAAGCGGGGTGTCAGTTAGGTGAACCGATTAGCCAAGCCTTGCAATATCATGGACTACAAGTGAATCAAGCTTGGCAACAAAACCCGTGGATTGAATTAGATGGGAAGCACTGGCGTAGCGAATACGTCAGCTTGTTATCAAACCAAATCGAATACAGCATGCAAAAACTAAGTCGACCTCTGGCGAAGATCGGTCAACCTCGTCCTTATTTTGCTGAGTCTTGGCGATCAGGGACATCACTTGCCAACTTGGGTAGCAACGTTGATGCGATGGATAAGATCTATCACCAAGGTGGCCTAGATTCACTGTTACGAGAGCGCGGAAAAACCGATCTAGCGGATAGCCTGAGTAGAAACTTTAAGCATCTCAAAAACGAATGGCCTCGAGACGGTAACATGTTTCAAACCATTGATACGAAAGCTGGCTATCAACAAAATTTGATGTTGTTCAATCAACTGGAATTACT